The region GATACCGAGCGTAACAGACTTTACGTAAGGAATCGACTCTGATATGACCCTGATGCCGTTGTCTAACAATGTCTTACGGTACATATATAGCTCCTTCTCCATATAGTATCTCAGTTAAATTCTGCCGTTTCGGGAAAAATCCTTCCGGTTGCCATTATTATATTTCCCTTAGGCAAGAAAAAACAGAGATGTCCAACTAGCGACATCTCTGTTGGCACTTTATTTGCTATTCTTATTAAAATAGCGGACAATCCCGTTATAAATTCCTTGAGCAATGCTGTTGCGATAGGAATCATCCTGGAGCTTTTTAGCTTCCTGTTCATTGGTGACAAAGCCCATTTCAACCAAAATACTGGGCATCGAGGTATTGCGCAGTACATAGAAGGTGGCAGGCGCCACGCCCTTGTCTACGGCGTTTGTGGACTCAATTAGCGCGCTTTGCACTTCTAAGGCCAATGACTGCGAACGGCCGCTGGGATAGAAGGTCATCGCGCCGGCGATACGAGGGTCGGGATTGGAGTTTGAATGAACACTTACAAAAATATCAGCATGATTTGCTTCGGCAATATCCACTCTTGCTTGCAATTCTTCGCCTAAAGAGCTACCTTCCGGTGCTACCGTACGGTCTGTACTGCGAGTCATGATGACTTTGGCCCCGGCACGAGCAAGTTTATCCCGAAGTTTTAAGGCCACAGCCAGGTTATTATCCGCTTCACGGGTATTAAAAGCAACAGCACCAGGATTGCTACCGCCGTGGCCGGGGTCGACGACAATTACCTTGCCGCGCAGCACGCCTGTATCCTGTATCGGACCGGAAGAAGACGGCGGCAGAGGAGTAACTTTTATTGGCGAAGTCGAGGCGGGTGCTTCCGCTTTTCCACCATTGAAAATATTTAAGATCGGTCCCAAGATTTTGTTAAATAATAGGTCAAACAATTTTTCAAACAGGTTAACGCCTTTACCGTCAGTAGGCGCCGTAGAGGCAGTTAGCGTTTTCAATACATCATCAACCGGAGCGGCATGCGCACTTTGAACAGGAGCCAAAAGACCTACTACCAGAACACACAGTAAGCAGTATGATATTATCTTTAGATAATTCACGTAAAACCTCCTAAATATGTTTTAGTGTCTATTGTTTTAATAACTTTGCTTTTAAGACCGACCAGTAATTGGGATCTTCATCGCCCAGTTTCCATAGGGCAGCACCGGCCAGGTCATACTTGTTAATTAAGTCTAGTTTGTAATGCAGGCTCCGGCTGTTTTCAAACCAGACCTGATGAGCGAGTCCGTCCGCGCCGGTGTAAGTAAAATGTGGCGATTTAGAAGGTTCGTCCCACTGCAACACGACATTATATCGCTTTACCAGATCCATAACATTAGCGTAAGTCAAGCTTTTAACGCCCTTGTTCGACCAGTCGTAGCCGTAGGTAGCGATGCCAAGATATAACTTGTGTTTGGGGATAAACTGTAAAGCGTATTGAATGCTCTGTTCCACCCAGCGGATATCGGCAATGGGACCAGCATCACTCCACATACCATGGTTGTCATAGGTCATAATCATAATTTTGTCAGCATACTTACTGAGAGCTGTATAGTCATAAGCGTAAGCCACGTCTTTCTGTTCATCCTGTTTGGGAAAAACGTCAATGGTAACAAGATAGCCCTGCGGTTTTAACCGAGCCGACAACTCCTTCATAAAAGCAGTCAAATTTTCACGGTCTTCGGGCGGAACCATTTCAAAATCTATATTTACACCGTCAAGGTTAAATTTTTTGATGTATGCCTCTAGGCTATCAATGGCTTTGCTACGCAAACTTGGATCGGATAAAACGGTGTGTATGGGAGAGTTAACGGAGTTATCTTGTTTGGCATTATTGACGAGAAGCAGAACCGAAATATTATGACGGTGAGCAAAGTCAACCACCGCTGCATGGTCGCGACCGCCCCGGTCGGTTACCGAACCGTCCGCTTGCAGCGTGGCCCAGAAAGGGGCAATAGTTTTCACGGCATCGGTATTGGCGGAAAGGGAGTTAAAGGAAGCCTTATCGCCACTCCACCATTCAGCGTAAAAACCGACAATCTCTTTTGCGCCGGGGTGTATCAACCCGCTTGGCAGACCGATTTTATCGGCGGCCCGAGAAGCACCGTTAAACAATTTGTCCAGGAACTTACCCAAAAAGAGACCGAGGAGAAGGTCAACCAGACCTTGTCCGGAAGAGGACGTCTGCCCTAATAAATCGGCAATAGAAGCAGCTTGTACAGGAGCCAGTGGTACTAACATGGCAAATACAAAACTGGCAAGCATCAACCAAGTTATCTGAACTTTATATTTGAACATTTCTCGACCTCCCTTTGTTTACCTGGATATTATGATAACTTTTTATGTAAACATACTACCATATTTACGCCATTATAGCAATAAAAAAAACAGGCCTAATTCTGCCTGTTTAACTTATTTGATTATATCTGAAACCGTAGTAATTATATATCCCTTAGCAGTAATTTCTTTAATAAGAACGGGTAAAGCCTTGGCCGTTACTTCCGTAGGGTGCATAAGGACAATGGCTCCATTATGTATTTTTTTCATTACCCTATTCCTGATTACTTCTTCTGATGGTTTTTTCCAGTCAATAGTATCAACACTCCACATTATTGTCGTATATCCCAGCTCGGCTGCCGCACTTAACACAGTATCATTATATTCTCCGTAAGGAGGGGCATAGAGCGTGGTTTTTATACCTGTCACTTCTTGAATAAGGTTTTCAGTCCGCAAAATCTGTTCCTGATTTTGCCGTTTAGACAAACTGTTGGGATGGGGGTGGCTGAAGGAATGGTTGCCCAATTCATGACCGCGTTTAGCCAGTTCTTTGAGCATATCCGGATATCGCTTACCCCAACTTCCCCCAATAAAAAAGGTTATTTTTATATTATGCTGATCAAAGGTATCCAGCATGGCTGGAAGGAATTCTTCGCCCCAAAAAACGTTGCAAGCAAAGGCGACTTTTGGTTGGTTTAGGTTGCCATGAAATATTGGCTGCGGCTTCGAAGCACTTATCGTGTTGATAAGCAAAGGTTGCAAGGCGCCTGCCAGCATGGCGACAGTAAGAAAGACACTCGTTGCCAAAAACATATACCAATTGGGCAAGCGTTTAATAATAATCCATCGCCATTTCAACGGTATCACCTCTTCCTTACAAGTGTATTATCCAACACCTCAATTAATGAAAATAAAAAACATAAACCCGAAGAGGTTTATGTTCTTTCTGGGTGATATATTTTTTGCTGCATTTTGCCGATCTAATCATTATTTTTGCTATCGCGCTCAGCCTTGAGAAGTTCTTTACGAGATAGATTTATCCGTCCCTGCCGGTCAATTTCGGTAACCTTTACGAGAATCTCATCGCCTACTTTCACAACATCCTCTACCTTGTTAACACGCTCGCGCGCTAGTTGCGAGATGTGCACCAACCCTTCCTTGCCTGGCAAAATCTCAACAAAGGCCCCGAAATTCATCAGGCGGGTAACCTTCCCCATGTAAACGCCACCCACTTCTACGTCGCGTACAAGGTTCTCGATGATACGAACTGCCTTTTTGCCGGCTTCCACATCAACAGCGGCGATAAAGACCTTGCCATCATCCTCGATGTCAATCGTAACACCGGTTTCATCAATAATCTTCTTGATCGTTTTTCCACCCGGACCGATAACATCACGAATCTTGTCGGGATCAATTTCCATGGTAATAATTCTGGGAGCATAAGGCGATAGTTCGGGTCTAGGTTCTTTGATAACTTCCAACATCTTATCTAAGATAAACAACCGGCCGCGGCGAGCCTGTTCCAGAGCGTCAGCCAAAATTTCTTTCGTGATGCCAGAAATTTTAATATCCATTTGAATAGCAGTTACACCCTTGGCTGTACCGGCTACTTTGAAGTCCATGTCGCCGAGAGCATCTTCAATTCCCTGGATATCGGTAAGAATGGTGTAATGATCGCCTTCCTTCACGAGCCCCATGGCTACGCCGGATACAGGAGCCTTGATCGGCACCCCGGCATCCATGAGGGACAAAGTGCTGCCACATACGCTCCCCATCGAAGTTGAACCGTTAGATTCCAAGACTTCCGACACCAGCCGGATAGTATACGGGAATTCCGTTTCCGGGGGAATTACCGGTAGCAGTGCCCGTTCTGCCAGCGCCCCATGCCCGATTTCCCGCCGTCCAGGCCCGCGGGCAGGTCTCGTTTCCCCTACACTAAATGCCGGAAAGTTGTAATGATGCATATAGCGTTTAGACTCTTCGACACCAAGCCCATCCAAAATCTGTTCGTCGCCAATAGCCCCTAGAGTTGTTACCGTCAACACCTGCGTTTGGCCGCGTGTAAACAAACCTGAGCCATGTGTCCGCCGCAGCAAGCCTACTTCACAGCTTATTGGCCGAATTTCATCTAGCTGCCGACCGTCCGGTCTTACTTTGTCGATGGTAATCATTTTCCGGACGATTTCTTTGAGAACTTTTTGCATAACGTAGGCAATATCCTTGGCGTTGTCCGGATATAACAGTAAAAAGTGCTCGGTCGCTTCGGCCTTCACCTGTTTGATTTGCTCTTCCCGCGCTAATTTGTCGGGATTGGTAACGGCATTTTTTAGTTTTTCGGTAACATATTCGCGCACGGCGGCATCGATTTCAGGCGGTACTTCATAGAGAGGAATTTCCCGCTTAGGTTTGCCGACCTCGGCAACTATTTTTTCCTGAAAAGCAACAATCTCCCGGATAATATCATGGCCAAAAGCTATCGCGTCCAATATAACTTTTTCCGGCACTTCGTTGGCACCGGCTTCGACCATCAGTACTGCATCCTTGGTGCCGGCAACGACGAGGTTGAGGTCGCTACGATCTTGTTGTTCCACCGTAGGGTTGATAACAAACTGCCCGTCAACCCTGCCTACCCGTACGCCGCCAATTGGGCCGTTAAAGGGAATATCGGAAATGGAAAGCGCGCACGAAGCCCCAATCATGGCCGGAATATCCGGTGGGTTGTCCTGATCCACGGAAAGCACGGTAGCAACTACATGGACATCATTCCGGAATCCTTCAGCGAATAACGGTCGAATTGGCCGGTCAATCAAACGACCGGCGAGGATGGCTGCTTCGCTGGGACGTCCTTCACGCTTAATAAATCCGCCCGGTATTTTGCCGACAGAATATAGTCTTTCCTCGTAGTCTACCGTCAAAGGAAAAAAGTCGATGCCTTGCCTGGGCTCTGCAGAAGCGGTAGCTGTCACTAGAACGGCCGTGTCGCCATAGCGAATTAGGACGGCGCCATTTGCCTGTTTTGCCATTTTGCCCGTTTCTACAACCAGCGCCCTTCCCGCAAGCTGCATCTGAAAAGTTTGCATATTCGGTTTTCCTCCTCTGAACCCCTTTTCTCTTTACCAAAGTTTAACTGTTCGACATTTTTTTTATTATTCCCTCTTTTATAAGCCGCTAAACTTAAAAAATAAGCAAAAAAGCGGGAAAAACCCGCTTTTGTTTATTTTCTGAGGTTGAGTTTTTCAATGATGGAACGATAACGCTCAATGTCGTTGTCCCGCAGATAATTCAGCAAGCCTCTACGTTGACCAACCATCTTTAGAAGGCCACGGCGCGAATGATGGTCTTTTTTGTGCTCTTTGAGATGCTCGGTCAGGTAGTTAATTCGCTCGGTGAGAATAGCAATCTGCACCTCAGGTGAGCCTGTATCGGCTTCGTGAAGACGGTACTTCTGAATAATCTGCTGTTTTTGTTCCGGCGTCAACATATAGTCACCTCCTTTATTTCGCTATCCCCATAGCCAAGACAA is a window of Sporolituus thermophilus DSM 23256 DNA encoding:
- a CDS encoding polyribonucleotide nucleotidyltransferase, with protein sequence MQTFQMQLAGRALVVETGKMAKQANGAVLIRYGDTAVLVTATASAEPRQGIDFFPLTVDYEERLYSVGKIPGGFIKREGRPSEAAILAGRLIDRPIRPLFAEGFRNDVHVVATVLSVDQDNPPDIPAMIGASCALSISDIPFNGPIGGVRVGRVDGQFVINPTVEQQDRSDLNLVVAGTKDAVLMVEAGANEVPEKVILDAIAFGHDIIREIVAFQEKIVAEVGKPKREIPLYEVPPEIDAAVREYVTEKLKNAVTNPDKLAREEQIKQVKAEATEHFLLLYPDNAKDIAYVMQKVLKEIVRKMITIDKVRPDGRQLDEIRPISCEVGLLRRTHGSGLFTRGQTQVLTVTTLGAIGDEQILDGLGVEESKRYMHHYNFPAFSVGETRPARGPGRREIGHGALAERALLPVIPPETEFPYTIRLVSEVLESNGSTSMGSVCGSTLSLMDAGVPIKAPVSGVAMGLVKEGDHYTILTDIQGIEDALGDMDFKVAGTAKGVTAIQMDIKISGITKEILADALEQARRGRLFILDKMLEVIKEPRPELSPYAPRIITMEIDPDKIRDVIGPGGKTIKKIIDETGVTIDIEDDGKVFIAAVDVEAGKKAVRIIENLVRDVEVGGVYMGKVTRLMNFGAFVEILPGKEGLVHISQLARERVNKVEDVVKVGDEILVKVTEIDRQGRINLSRKELLKAERDSKNND
- a CDS encoding glycosyl hydrolase family 18 protein, with the protein product MFKYKVQITWLMLASFVFAMLVPLAPVQAASIADLLGQTSSSGQGLVDLLLGLFLGKFLDKLFNGASRAADKIGLPSGLIHPGAKEIVGFYAEWWSGDKASFNSLSANTDAVKTIAPFWATLQADGSVTDRGGRDHAAVVDFAHRHNISVLLLVNNAKQDNSVNSPIHTVLSDPSLRSKAIDSLEAYIKKFNLDGVNIDFEMVPPEDRENLTAFMKELSARLKPQGYLVTIDVFPKQDEQKDVAYAYDYTALSKYADKIMIMTYDNHGMWSDAGPIADIRWVEQSIQYALQFIPKHKLYLGIATYGYDWSNKGVKSLTYANVMDLVKRYNVVLQWDEPSKSPHFTYTGADGLAHQVWFENSRSLHYKLDLINKYDLAGAALWKLGDEDPNYWSVLKAKLLKQ
- the rpsO gene encoding 30S ribosomal protein S15, with product MLTPEQKQQIIQKYRLHEADTGSPEVQIAILTERINYLTEHLKEHKKDHHSRRGLLKMVGQRRGLLNYLRDNDIERYRSIIEKLNLRK
- a CDS encoding N-acetylmuramoyl-L-alanine amidase family protein, producing the protein MNYLKIISYCLLCVLVVGLLAPVQSAHAAPVDDVLKTLTASTAPTDGKGVNLFEKLFDLLFNKILGPILNIFNGGKAEAPASTSPIKVTPLPPSSSGPIQDTGVLRGKVIVVDPGHGGSNPGAVAFNTREADNNLAVALKLRDKLARAGAKVIMTRSTDRTVAPEGSSLGEELQARVDIAEANHADIFVSVHSNSNPDPRIAGAMTFYPSGRSQSLALEVQSALIESTNAVDKGVAPATFYVLRNTSMPSILVEMGFVTNEQEAKKLQDDSYRNSIAQGIYNGIVRYFNKNSK
- a CDS encoding polysaccharide deacetylase family protein, which produces MIPLKWRWIIIKRLPNWYMFLATSVFLTVAMLAGALQPLLINTISASKPQPIFHGNLNQPKVAFACNVFWGEEFLPAMLDTFDQHNIKITFFIGGSWGKRYPDMLKELAKRGHELGNHSFSHPHPNSLSKRQNQEQILRTENLIQEVTGIKTTLYAPPYGEYNDTVLSAAAELGYTTIMWSVDTIDWKKPSEEVIRNRVMKKIHNGAIVLMHPTEVTAKALPVLIKEITAKGYIITTVSDIIK